One window of the Pedobacter ginsengisoli genome contains the following:
- a CDS encoding alpha/beta hydrolase, which produces MKITLIVLSAVLALAIVVYLLGPKPQHPLYATALPHVPAINKLEGYIKSIENRHKIKPDNEAEIVWADTTKQQTNYAIVYLHGYSASKEEGNPVHINLARKIKANLYLSRLADHGVDTASAMEYSTADRLWESAKQALEIGKRLGKKVILIGTSTGGTLALKLAATYPDVYSVILISPNVAINDKLAFLANNPWGLQMSRLVSGGKERIVEGKTEEYKKYWYTKYRLESVVQLEELVETTMLKETFNKIKQPLLLLYYYKNEQEQDPVVRVDAMLKMYDELGTPSDLKAKVAIPNGGSHVLGSHITSKDIEGVQKAIDNFITGTLKIKEN; this is translated from the coding sequence GTGAAAATAACATTAATAGTACTATCTGCTGTGCTTGCCCTCGCAATTGTGGTCTATCTGTTAGGCCCAAAACCTCAGCACCCGCTCTACGCGACAGCTCTACCCCATGTTCCCGCAATAAATAAACTCGAAGGTTATATAAAAAGTATAGAAAACCGACATAAAATAAAACCAGATAATGAGGCCGAAATTGTTTGGGCGGACACCACTAAACAGCAAACAAACTATGCCATAGTCTATTTACATGGCTACTCAGCATCTAAAGAAGAGGGCAATCCTGTCCATATAAACCTCGCCAGAAAGATAAAAGCCAACCTCTATCTATCCCGACTGGCAGATCATGGTGTAGACACAGCTTCAGCAATGGAATATTCTACTGCCGATCGATTATGGGAAAGTGCCAAACAGGCTCTTGAAATAGGAAAAAGATTAGGCAAAAAAGTTATTCTGATCGGCACTTCTACAGGAGGCACGCTGGCATTAAAACTTGCAGCCACCTATCCAGATGTATACAGCGTTATTCTAATCTCACCTAACGTGGCCATTAACGATAAACTTGCCTTTCTAGCTAACAATCCATGGGGTCTGCAAATGTCGCGGCTAGTATCTGGAGGGAAAGAAAGAATAGTAGAAGGTAAAACTGAAGAATATAAAAAATACTGGTACACCAAATATCGTCTTGAATCAGTAGTACAACTCGAAGAACTGGTTGAAACAACCATGCTCAAAGAGACCTTTAACAAGATCAAGCAACCATTACTACTTTTATACTATTACAAAAATGAACAGGAACAAGATCCCGTTGTCAGGGTTGATGCCATGTTAAAAATGTACGATGAACTGGGAACACCCTCAGATTTAAAAGCAAAGGTTGCTATACCAAACGGCGGCAGTCATGTTCTTGGCTCTCACATTACATCCAAAGATATCGAGGGTGTTCAAAAGGCAATCGACAACTTTATCACCGG
- a CDS encoding polyprenyl synthetase family protein, with protein MPGIDQIKLPIAKDIDAFEEKFKASMHSDAPLLDRITHYIVKRKGKQIRPMFVFFAAKLCGGIIESTHRGAALVELLHTATLVHDDVVDNAYERRGFFSINALWKNKIAVLVGDYLLAKGLLLSVNNNEFRLLQIVSEAVKQMSEGELLQIEKVRRMDISETLYFDVIRQKTASLIASCCACGAASAGADDETIEKMRLFGEKVGIAFQIKDDTFDFGTDDVGKPLGIDIKEKKVTLPLIYALNRAEKAEKKRIVSLVKNHQDDPVKIQEIIDFVNAKDGVHYANQKMIQYQQEAFDILHSFEPGEARTGLEQLVRYTTERKK; from the coding sequence ATGCCTGGAATAGATCAGATAAAATTACCAATAGCAAAAGATATTGATGCCTTTGAAGAAAAATTCAAAGCCTCGATGCATAGCGATGCCCCATTGTTAGATCGTATTACCCATTATATTGTAAAAAGAAAGGGTAAGCAAATCCGTCCGATGTTTGTTTTTTTTGCTGCAAAGCTATGTGGCGGTATTATTGAATCAACACATCGTGGTGCTGCTTTGGTAGAGTTACTACATACTGCTACGCTTGTTCATGATGATGTGGTTGATAATGCTTATGAAAGAAGAGGGTTCTTTTCTATTAATGCATTATGGAAAAATAAGATAGCTGTTTTAGTGGGTGATTATTTGCTTGCTAAAGGTTTACTGTTATCAGTAAATAATAATGAGTTCCGATTACTTCAGATCGTTTCGGAGGCGGTAAAACAGATGAGTGAAGGTGAGCTGCTGCAAATTGAGAAGGTAAGGCGGATGGATATTAGTGAGACCTTGTATTTTGATGTTATCAGGCAGAAGACGGCATCGCTAATTGCTTCATGCTGTGCATGTGGGGCTGCATCTGCTGGTGCCGATGATGAAACGATAGAGAAGATGAGGTTGTTTGGTGAGAAGGTAGGAATCGCTTTTCAGATTAAGGATGATACTTTTGATTTTGGAACTGATGATGTTGGAAAACCGTTAGGGATAGATATTAAGGAGAAAAAAGTTACACTACCTTTAATTTATGCCCTAAACCGGGCCGAAAAAGCAGAGAAAAAAAGGATCGTAAGTCTTGTAAAAAACCATCAGGATGACCCTGTGAAAATACAGGAGATTATTGATTTTGTAAACGCAAAAGATGGCGTACATTATGCCAATCAGAAAATGATACAGTATCAGCAGGAAGCTTTTGATATTCTGCATAGCTTTGAGCCGGGCGAAGCAAGAACCGGACTGGAACAACTGGTAAGATATACTACCGAACGGAAAAAATAA
- a CDS encoding M28 family peptidase, whose translation MRIFLFLFIFCTIKVQAQDDFSAAFKKINTEVQTGSKAYVNLKNVTESIGHRLTGSANGAKAEEYAFKLLRSYGYDVKFQPFEVESWSRLTNETRIGDSEDSLAKITSVTLAHSPVKANVKAELVDLGNGLENDYKLDSGKVKGKIALVFLGVLPGSPEGTPALHRSEKTAIATKYGAAGIIIINGVKGGVLLTGTASVTGKLIPIPAVCIGLENGMLIKEKLKTRKQFASLNMTNFSGLIKARNVIATTKGTDTLGDKIVVGGHLDSWDLATGAIDNGIGSFAVIDMARTYKALNLENKRTIEFVLFMGEEQGLLGSKAYVEVAKHLNALDQIKFMLNYDMTNDPKGFSTSRAEMKDLFGIWGSQIAKIDTGFKNIFYSGAWLHSDHQPFMLQGIPIGGGTGGDLPNNSGPFYHSDGDVFKLVDEQGLKNTVRFSTMLVYGLANTPALPVKRQGDDELKEFLKQNNLEVPLKIAGEWRW comes from the coding sequence ATGAGGATTTTTCTTTTTTTATTTATTTTTTGCACGATTAAAGTTCAGGCACAAGATGATTTCAGTGCTGCTTTTAAAAAAATTAATACTGAAGTACAGACAGGATCTAAAGCATATGTTAATTTAAAGAACGTGACCGAATCAATTGGTCATAGGTTAACAGGATCTGCCAATGGTGCAAAAGCAGAAGAGTATGCATTTAAGTTACTTAGATCGTATGGTTATGATGTTAAATTTCAGCCTTTTGAAGTGGAAAGCTGGAGTAGGTTGACTAATGAGACCAGGATTGGTGATTCGGAAGATAGCCTGGCTAAAATTACCTCGGTAACGCTTGCGCATTCTCCTGTAAAGGCAAATGTAAAGGCAGAGTTAGTAGACTTAGGTAATGGGCTTGAAAATGATTATAAGCTGGATTCGGGAAAGGTAAAGGGAAAAATAGCATTGGTGTTTTTGGGGGTTCTTCCAGGGTCACCTGAGGGTACTCCTGCGTTACATCGTTCAGAAAAAACAGCAATAGCTACAAAATACGGTGCCGCAGGCATAATTATTATTAACGGGGTAAAAGGTGGTGTGCTGCTTACCGGCACTGCATCAGTAACAGGAAAATTAATTCCGATACCGGCTGTTTGTATTGGCCTGGAAAATGGAATGCTAATTAAGGAAAAGTTAAAGACCAGGAAGCAGTTTGCAAGTTTAAATATGACAAATTTCTCGGGTCTGATTAAAGCAAGGAATGTAATTGCCACCACGAAAGGTACAGATACACTAGGTGATAAAATTGTTGTAGGAGGACATTTGGATAGTTGGGATTTGGCAACGGGAGCAATTGATAATGGTATCGGATCGTTTGCAGTAATAGATATGGCAAGAACCTATAAGGCATTGAATCTTGAAAATAAAAGGACAATTGAGTTTGTGCTATTTATGGGAGAGGAACAAGGTTTATTAGGCTCAAAAGCTTATGTAGAGGTGGCAAAGCATTTAAATGCTCTGGATCAGATTAAGTTTATGTTAAACTATGACATGACTAATGACCCTAAGGGTTTTTCGACAAGCAGGGCTGAGATGAAGGATCTGTTTGGTATATGGGGCAGTCAGATAGCTAAAATAGATACCGGGTTTAAAAATATATTCTATTCTGGAGCTTGGTTGCATAGTGATCATCAACCTTTTATGTTACAGGGAATTCCAATTGGCGGAGGAACTGGTGGGGATTTACCAAATAACTCGGGCCCATTCTATCATTCTGATGGAGATGTTTTTAAATTGGTTGACGAGCAGGGACTGAAAAATACGGTGCGCTTTAGTACTATGCTTGTGTATGGGCTTGCAAATACCCCTGCTTTACCGGTTAAAAGACAAGGCGACGATGAGCTGAAAGAGTTTTTAAAACAGAATAATCTTGAAGTTCCTTTGAAGATTGCGGGTGAATGGAGATGGTAG
- a CDS encoding DUF47 domain-containing protein: MNNVLKFFIPPDKKFQPLFEQSGKNLISISETLLLALSTNDLDQRNKHIKKIEQLERNVNKIRHAVFLGLSKSIITPFSREDIHTLISAVYDISDYIRAAAISIEMYNILQLDKTMIKLANLLTEMCKDLDSALKELRSFKNKTVISDVCLRIYKGESKADKLCNHAVAGLFKTELNPIELIKQKELLQTLEMATDRCDDAANALEAILVKNS; this comes from the coding sequence ATGAACAACGTCCTCAAATTTTTCATTCCGCCCGACAAAAAATTCCAGCCTCTATTTGAACAATCTGGAAAAAATCTGATCAGCATATCCGAAACGTTATTACTTGCCCTAAGCACAAATGATCTCGATCAGAGAAATAAACATATAAAAAAGATAGAGCAGCTGGAACGTAATGTAAATAAAATAAGACATGCAGTTTTCCTTGGATTAAGCAAAAGTATCATCACCCCCTTTAGCCGGGAAGATATCCATACCCTTATTAGTGCGGTTTACGATATTTCCGATTATATAAGGGCCGCAGCTATCAGCATTGAAATGTATAACATCCTTCAGCTCGATAAAACCATGATCAAGCTAGCAAACTTACTCACAGAAATGTGTAAAGATCTGGATAGTGCACTTAAGGAGCTTAGGAGTTTCAAAAATAAAACCGTTATATCTGATGTTTGTCTCAGAATATACAAAGGTGAAAGCAAAGCAGATAAACTATGTAATCATGCCGTTGCCGGTCTCTTTAAAACCGAATTAAATCCAATCGAACTTATTAAACAGAAAGAACTTCTGCAGACATTAGAAATGGCTACCGACAGGTGTGACGATGCAGCCAATGCCCTGGAAGCTATACTGGTAAAAAACTCTTGA
- a CDS encoding DeoR/GlpR family DNA-binding transcription regulator has product MINIAERHQYILNKIQVNGSLDVQSLCKELDVSSVTIRKDLKLLEDKNLLFRTHGGATLNNPYTVDKPVNEKEHLQSAEKVRIGTLAAELIEDNDSIIIASGTTVLALARCIKPKGALTVITSALNVALELVHHSNIEVIQLGGLLRKSSSSVTGPYSDNVLGNVFCSKLFLGVDGIDLEFGLTTTNAFEAHLNRQMIDSSQKIIVLADSTKFGKRGFGRICGIEEVDHIITDSGISEHTVKHLESMGIKISII; this is encoded by the coding sequence ATGATTAACATTGCGGAAAGACACCAATATATTTTAAATAAGATTCAGGTTAACGGATCGCTCGATGTTCAAAGCCTGTGCAAAGAACTCGACGTTTCATCTGTTACAATACGGAAGGATCTGAAACTCCTCGAAGATAAAAACCTGCTGTTTAGAACACATGGAGGGGCAACTTTAAACAATCCGTACACAGTAGACAAGCCTGTTAATGAAAAAGAACACCTTCAATCTGCAGAAAAAGTAAGAATTGGAACCCTTGCTGCAGAACTGATAGAAGACAATGATTCTATCATTATAGCATCCGGAACTACTGTTCTGGCACTGGCAAGATGTATTAAGCCAAAAGGAGCTTTAACAGTAATTACATCGGCATTAAATGTTGCCCTTGAACTTGTACACCATTCTAACATAGAAGTAATTCAGCTAGGCGGATTGCTAAGAAAAAGCTCATCATCTGTTACCGGCCCCTATTCAGACAATGTATTGGGAAATGTATTTTGCAGCAAACTATTTTTAGGGGTAGATGGAATAGACCTTGAATTTGGCCTCACCACAACAAATGCCTTTGAAGCCCACCTAAACCGACAAATGATAGATTCATCTCAAAAAATAATTGTCCTGGCCGATTCAACTAAATTTGGCAAACGTGGTTTCGGCAGAATATGCGGTATCGAAGAAGTAGACCATATCATTACCGACAGCGGTATTTCCGAACATACAGTAAAACATCTTGAGAGTATGGGAATAAAAATATCTATAATTTAA
- a CDS encoding glycerol-3-phosphate dehydrogenase/oxidase, with the protein MIFNRTAFIERIDKKSDWDVIIIGGGATGLGTAVDAASRGYSTLLLEQSDFAKGTSSRSTKLVHGGVRYLAQGDIALVYEALHERGLLLKNAAHLVKDQDFIIPCYSWFSKYKYLIGLKFYDLLAGKSGFKKSSFLSVDKVLQAIPGLKRDGLIGGISYSDGQFDDARLALNLAQTTAEYGGVTLNYMKVTGLNKEGGQVNGVSFTDLESGKLYSLKAKVVVNATGVFVDEILKMDLPSGKQIVRPSQGAHVVLDKSFLQGNSALMIPKTSDGRVLFAVPWHGKVLVGTTDTPLDEHSLEPKPLDEEIDFILSTAGKYLTKVPSRSDVLATFAGLRPLAAPGKDTNSTKEISRSHKLLTSKSGLITITGGKWTTYRRMAMDVVDKAIELGKLPAASCITENVKIHGYTPGIDESPLGIYGADAQGIRRLMVEEPELNASVYPGYDYLKAEVVWMVRNEMARSIEDVLSRRMRLLFLDAKGALLLAPEVASMMADELEKDAKWVESQIEEFKNLVKQYLLS; encoded by the coding sequence ATGATATTTAATAGAACAGCATTTATTGAACGGATTGATAAGAAAAGTGATTGGGATGTTATAATTATAGGTGGAGGCGCAACGGGATTAGGTACAGCTGTGGATGCTGCATCCCGAGGGTATAGCACTCTGCTTTTGGAACAGTCTGATTTTGCAAAGGGGACTTCGAGCAGAAGTACGAAGCTTGTTCATGGAGGAGTAAGGTACTTGGCTCAGGGTGATATTGCTCTGGTTTATGAGGCTTTGCATGAGCGTGGATTGTTGCTTAAAAACGCAGCGCATTTGGTGAAGGATCAGGATTTTATTATACCGTGCTATTCGTGGTTTTCCAAATACAAGTATTTAATAGGGCTAAAATTTTATGATTTACTGGCTGGGAAAAGTGGGTTTAAAAAATCGTCTTTTTTATCTGTTGATAAGGTTTTACAAGCAATTCCAGGTTTAAAACGTGATGGATTGATTGGTGGGATTAGTTATAGCGATGGTCAATTTGATGATGCGAGGTTAGCATTAAACTTAGCTCAGACTACTGCAGAGTATGGTGGTGTAACGCTTAATTATATGAAGGTGACCGGCCTTAATAAAGAAGGAGGACAGGTTAATGGTGTTTCGTTTACTGATCTGGAGAGCGGGAAATTGTATTCGTTAAAAGCGAAGGTGGTTGTGAATGCTACAGGCGTATTTGTGGATGAGATTTTAAAGATGGATTTGCCTTCTGGCAAGCAAATAGTGCGGCCAAGTCAAGGTGCGCATGTGGTACTTGATAAGTCGTTTTTACAAGGTAATAGTGCCTTAATGATTCCAAAAACGTCCGATGGGCGAGTTCTGTTTGCTGTTCCATGGCATGGAAAAGTACTTGTGGGCACAACAGATACTCCACTAGATGAGCACAGTTTGGAGCCAAAACCATTGGATGAGGAGATTGATTTTATATTAAGTACGGCAGGTAAATATTTAACTAAAGTACCATCGCGATCTGATGTGCTGGCAACATTCGCCGGTCTACGCCCGTTAGCCGCGCCCGGTAAAGATACCAATAGCACTAAAGAGATTTCAAGAAGTCATAAGCTGTTAACCAGCAAGTCAGGACTCATTACCATAACCGGTGGTAAATGGACTACTTATCGCAGAATGGCTATGGATGTGGTGGACAAGGCTATTGAACTTGGTAAGTTGCCTGCTGCCAGTTGTATTACTGAAAACGTTAAGATTCATGGATATACTCCAGGGATAGATGAAAGCCCGCTGGGGATTTATGGTGCAGATGCACAAGGAATAAGAAGGTTGATGGTTGAGGAGCCTGAATTGAATGCTTCTGTATACCCGGGCTATGATTATTTAAAGGCAGAGGTGGTTTGGATGGTAAGGAATGAGATGGCCCGCTCCATAGAAGATGTGCTTTCTCGTAGAATGCGATTGTTGTTTCTTGACGCAAAAGGAGCTTTATTGCTTGCTCCGGAGGTAGCGAGTATGATGGCTGATGAATTGGAGAAGGATGCTAAATGGGTAGAAAGCCAGATTGAAGAATTCAAAAACCTGGTGAAACAATATTTATTGAGCTAG
- a CDS encoding SusC/RagA family TonB-linked outer membrane protein — protein sequence MMNKTFTNQMRLRKVSKCVLFAFFVTFMNPLQMLAAAPIAVSGKMSQQETITVKGKVKDAADGQLMPGVTITDNQKKVLGVTNGEGAFTITVNKGTEVSFNMLGYVAAKMIFSENQSNVEVKLASSSSELNEVVVTALGIKREANSLGFGATKIGGKEISDAPSNNWSDALKGKVPGLTLTQTGSGPINSTRINLRGDRSLSGNNEALIVVDGVPLITRAASSGVNDAYGAGSSGADKDIPVDFGNGISDINPDDIESITVLKGAAAAALYGSRAQNGAFIITTKSGSKRDKGIGVTVNSNSSFNDVLRWPDYQYEYGQGNLNKNKAGELYYSYSASADGPNTGSTSSAWGPKFDGQSYFQYDPNVEGQGATRTPWVPYKDNIKGFWRTGYTLQNSVALDGGTDVFTARASITHTKNEWIMPNTGFERIVGSLNTSLQLSKKLKLNGKFNYTNKTSDNLPGTGYNGQSIAYFMIFQNPNVDLNWYAPRWKKGQEQLKQIHPYSSFIENPFLIANEMTNSLNSTNLDGNLQGVYTFNDRWELMFRSGINMRVDAREQRRTFDTANFPLGYYKQQDVNFMESNTDALLSYNNEILPKLEFRASIGGNLMNRDEKQINSIARGLLLPGVYKLSNALTSAVAENGIYKRKTHSVFGLMNFSWDKKIYLDITGRNDWSSTLPENNNSYFYPSVSSSYILSEIFKLPEVISFAKLRLSWAQIGSDTEPYRTIKYYGVSAFPGSSEAPSTLQNADLKPEMSRSWETGANISLFKNRINADVNLYLTNTTNQVLSVPLDITTGFSSAFINGGKIRNKGIEVMLSGKPVATTDFTWTSTVTWAKNKNTILELSKDVLASQQVIAQSGAGAASIIATVGGSTGDLWGYGLVRNDKGQVIFDKATGLATRPSDIQKIGNAYADWRGGFQNEFRYKDFTLSVLIDGQYGGIVYSQTHHKMTEQGKLKHTLVGREEGGVIGDGVVQNADGTFSPNTTRVPVNTWYADYYRRANLETNSFDASFLKLREARIEYRLPKSVINRLKVSGITVALYGRDLAMISKFPAFDPETAALNGSTIMPGVEMGQLPSTRTFGLNLRLQL from the coding sequence ATGATGAATAAAACTTTTACAAATCAAATGCGATTACGAAAAGTTTCAAAGTGTGTGCTTTTTGCATTCTTTGTTACTTTTATGAATCCGCTTCAAATGCTTGCAGCTGCGCCTATTGCAGTTTCGGGCAAAATGTCTCAGCAGGAGACTATCACAGTTAAAGGAAAGGTAAAGGATGCTGCCGATGGCCAGTTGATGCCAGGGGTAACAATAACTGATAATCAAAAGAAAGTTCTGGGTGTTACGAATGGAGAAGGAGCTTTTACTATAACGGTTAATAAAGGTACTGAAGTGTCTTTTAATATGCTTGGGTATGTTGCTGCTAAAATGATTTTCTCTGAAAATCAGTCAAATGTAGAGGTTAAATTGGCTTCTTCAAGCAGTGAACTTAATGAAGTTGTTGTTACCGCATTGGGTATAAAACGTGAGGCTAATTCTTTAGGTTTTGGAGCCACAAAAATTGGAGGTAAGGAAATTTCAGATGCTCCTTCTAATAACTGGTCTGACGCTTTGAAAGGAAAAGTTCCGGGTTTAACGCTTACACAAACTGGTTCCGGGCCTATAAATAGCACCAGAATAAATTTGAGAGGGGATAGATCTTTAAGTGGAAATAATGAGGCATTAATAGTTGTAGACGGAGTTCCGTTAATAACCCGAGCTGCAAGTTCCGGTGTTAATGATGCTTACGGAGCAGGTTCATCTGGTGCGGATAAAGATATTCCGGTAGATTTTGGAAATGGAATTTCGGATATAAATCCTGACGACATAGAATCTATAACTGTATTAAAAGGAGCTGCTGCTGCGGCACTTTACGGAAGTAGGGCTCAAAATGGCGCTTTTATTATCACTACAAAATCAGGAAGCAAAAGAGACAAGGGAATTGGTGTTACTGTTAACTCAAACAGTAGTTTTAACGATGTGTTGCGCTGGCCAGATTATCAATATGAGTATGGGCAAGGTAACTTGAACAAGAATAAGGCAGGAGAGCTTTATTATTCTTATTCAGCTTCGGCGGATGGACCAAACACGGGATCGACATCAAGTGCGTGGGGGCCTAAATTTGATGGCCAAAGTTATTTTCAATATGATCCGAATGTAGAAGGACAAGGTGCTACAAGAACTCCGTGGGTTCCTTATAAGGATAATATTAAAGGATTTTGGAGGACAGGATATACATTGCAAAATAGCGTGGCACTAGATGGTGGTACGGATGTGTTTACCGCAAGGGCATCAATTACACATACTAAGAATGAGTGGATAATGCCTAATACGGGTTTTGAAAGAATTGTCGGGTCATTAAATACGAGTTTGCAACTTTCAAAGAAGCTTAAGCTGAATGGTAAATTTAACTATACAAATAAAACCAGTGATAATTTGCCTGGTACAGGATATAATGGGCAGTCTATTGCTTACTTTATGATTTTTCAAAATCCAAACGTTGACCTCAATTGGTATGCTCCAAGATGGAAAAAAGGTCAGGAGCAATTGAAACAGATTCACCCATATAGTTCTTTTATTGAGAATCCTTTTCTGATTGCCAATGAGATGACAAACAGTTTGAATAGCACTAATCTTGATGGGAATTTACAGGGAGTTTATACTTTTAATGACAGGTGGGAATTAATGTTTAGATCGGGCATTAACATGCGTGTAGATGCAAGAGAACAGCGCCGGACTTTTGATACAGCTAATTTCCCGCTAGGGTACTATAAGCAGCAAGATGTTAATTTCATGGAGTCCAATACGGATGCATTGTTAAGTTATAACAATGAGATTTTGCCAAAATTAGAGTTTCGGGCCTCTATTGGAGGAAATTTGATGAACAGGGACGAGAAACAAATTAATTCAATTGCAAGAGGGTTACTGCTTCCAGGTGTGTACAAACTTTCAAATGCTTTAACTTCAGCAGTTGCGGAAAATGGTATATATAAGAGAAAAACGCATAGTGTTTTTGGATTAATGAACTTCTCGTGGGATAAAAAGATTTATCTGGATATTACAGGCCGCAATGACTGGTCTTCTACTTTGCCTGAAAATAATAATTCTTATTTCTACCCTTCAGTAAGTTCAAGTTATATTCTGAGTGAGATTTTTAAATTGCCAGAAGTGATTTCATTTGCAAAACTTAGGCTTTCATGGGCTCAGATAGGATCTGATACTGAACCATACAGAACTATTAAATATTACGGAGTTTCGGCATTCCCTGGTTCTTCGGAAGCTCCGAGCACTTTGCAAAATGCAGATCTTAAACCTGAAATGTCAAGATCATGGGAAACTGGAGCTAACATATCTTTATTTAAGAACCGTATAAATGCCGATGTGAACTTGTATTTAACAAATACTACAAATCAGGTATTATCTGTTCCTTTAGATATAACTACCGGATTTAGCAGTGCCTTTATAAATGGTGGAAAAATTAGGAATAAAGGTATTGAAGTAATGCTGAGTGGAAAGCCTGTTGCCACAACGGATTTTACGTGGACATCAACAGTTACCTGGGCAAAGAATAAGAATACAATTCTGGAATTAAGTAAAGATGTACTTGCTTCGCAACAGGTTATTGCACAGAGTGGTGCTGGTGCAGCGTCGATAATTGCCACAGTTGGAGGTTCTACAGGTGATTTGTGGGGTTATGGATTGGTAAGAAACGATAAAGGCCAGGTTATTTTTGATAAAGCTACAGGCCTTGCAACCCGCCCTAGCGATATACAAAAAATTGGGAATGCTTATGCAGACTGGAGAGGTGGATTTCAGAATGAATTCAGATATAAAGATTTTACACTTAGCGTGCTAATTGATGGACAATATGGAGGGATAGTTTATTCGCAAACGCATCATAAAATGACAGAGCAAGGTAAATTAAAACATACTTTGGTGGGTCGTGAAGAAGGTGGGGTTATAGGTGATGGTGTTGTACAAAATGCTGATGGAACTTTTTCTCCGAATACTACAAGAGTACCGGTTAACACATGGTATGCTGATTATTATCGTCGCGCAAATTTGGAAACCAATAGCTTTGATGCATCATTTTTAAAGTTAAGGGAGGCTCGTATTGAATATCGCTTGCCTAAATCAGTGATAAATAGATTAAAGGTATCGGGAATTACGGTGGCACTTTACGGAAGAGACCTTGCGATGATTTCGAAGTTCCCTGCTTTTGATCCTGAAACGGCTGCGTTGAACGGATCAACCATTATGCCGGGTGTGGAAATGGGCCAATTGCCAAGTACAAGGACCTTTGGATTAAATCTTCGCCTGCAACTGTAA